GGTTCTCAGGTAGGTCTCAACCGAGATAGTGCGGCCGAGGAATAGGTACTCCCTGGTGACCAGTCTGTATCCAGTGCTTCAGGAGCCGGTGCATATGCAACTTCCGCCAAGGCCAACATTAATAGAAACGATGCGTATTCCAAGGACGGCTCTGGGTTTGAAGCGAGGGAGTGATACTGCGCGGCACTCTCGTCGTAGTCGAGGATCGGATGCTGCATGTTAACCGATTGGAAGTACTTCTCCATTAGGTCATTGGTGATAGAATGATCCAGAACTGGCATCTCAAGGGGACTACTTGTGATGGAAGGCAGTGCTAAGCTTGTTGGTAGCACTCGACGCTCTTCGATTCGCAAGAATATGTCACTTGAATATTCTCCCAAGAGCGACTTCACTTGTGGGCGTGATATAAGAGACCCTGTGGTAGTTGAGTGCCATAACGGAATGGTCATTGCCGGAAGCTCTGCTACAGGGCTTGTAATCATTGCCATATTCGACAACCCATTTGGGGTCGTAATATGGGACAACGCAGACCCGTGCGGCGACGCTGGTAGAACATCATGGGAATTGGGATTCAGGCGTTGTGGACAGCAATGGACGGGTGCCGTCACTGTAGCAGACTCAGTTTCGACCCGATTCAGTGCATTAGAAAGTTCCCCAACAACTGATTCCAGCTGATCCAACCGCTTCCCCACGACCGATAGTGTGGTCTCTAGATCAGACCTGGTGCACAAAATCAGCGTATAAAATCCACCCCAAATTGCCATTACTTCTGACCTGGACACATAGGTCTAGTTTTGACCCCATGAGGCCTAGCGTTCTAGAAAAGATTGATATCCGGACATGAC
The sequence above is a segment of the Aspergillus chevalieri M1 DNA, chromosome 6, nearly complete sequence genome. Coding sequences within it:
- a CDS encoding fungal specific transcription factor domain-containing protein (COG:S;~EggNog:ENOG410PHWA) encodes the protein MPVLDHSITNDLMEKYFQSVNMQHPILDYDESAAQYHSLASNPEPSLEYASFLLMLALAEVAYAPAPEALDTDWSPGSTYSSAALSRLRPT